A DNA window from Lujinxingia litoralis contains the following coding sequences:
- the hutU gene encoding urocanate hydratase translates to MSKARTVRAPRGAELSCKGWVQEAALRMLMNNLDPEVAEDPDRLVVYGGNGRAARSWESFDRIVETLQTLEEDETLLVQSGKPVAVFRTHADAPRVLIANSNLVGKWANWEHFRELERQGLMMYGQMTAGSWIYIGTQGILQGTYETFAEAARQKFGGDLKGRLVLTAGLGGMGGAQPLAATMNGAACLVAEVDAQRAQRRVETRYLDRVSEDLEEALRWVLAAKEAGEALSVGVVGNAVDVYEGLLARGVVPDVVTDQTSAHDPLYGYVPAGMTLADALVIRETEPQAYMQASKASMGRHVAAMVQFMDAGAVVFDYGNNIRQEAKEAGVERAFDFPGFVPAFIRPLFCEGSGPFRWVALSGDEEDIFRTDEALKELFPEKVSLHRWLDLARERVAFQGLPARICWLGYGERAKAGLKFNEMVARGELKAPIVIGRDHLDSGSVASPNRETEGMLDGTDAVADWPILNALVNAVNGASWVSFHHGGGVGMGYSLHAGQVIVADGSEAAARRLERVLTSDPGMGVVRHADAGYERAKEVARQRGVRIPGVTE, encoded by the coding sequence ATGTCGAAAGCCAGGACGGTAAGGGCGCCCCGGGGCGCGGAGCTGAGTTGCAAAGGTTGGGTGCAGGAGGCGGCTCTGCGCATGTTGATGAACAACCTTGATCCGGAGGTTGCCGAGGATCCGGATCGGCTGGTGGTATATGGGGGTAATGGTCGGGCGGCCAGGTCCTGGGAGAGCTTCGATCGCATTGTAGAGACGCTTCAGACATTGGAAGAAGATGAGACGCTGCTGGTGCAATCGGGTAAGCCGGTGGCGGTGTTTCGGACTCATGCGGATGCGCCACGCGTTTTGATCGCGAACTCCAATCTGGTGGGGAAGTGGGCGAACTGGGAGCACTTTCGAGAGCTCGAGCGCCAGGGGTTGATGATGTATGGCCAGATGACGGCCGGCAGTTGGATTTACATCGGGACGCAGGGGATCTTGCAGGGGACCTATGAGACGTTTGCCGAGGCGGCACGGCAGAAGTTCGGAGGGGATTTAAAAGGGCGACTTGTGCTGACGGCCGGGCTGGGAGGAATGGGCGGCGCGCAGCCGTTGGCGGCAACGATGAACGGTGCGGCGTGTCTGGTTGCGGAGGTTGATGCGCAGCGAGCTCAGCGACGCGTGGAGACACGTTATCTGGATCGTGTCAGCGAAGATCTGGAAGAGGCGCTCAGATGGGTTCTTGCCGCCAAAGAGGCCGGGGAGGCTCTTAGTGTGGGGGTGGTTGGCAATGCGGTTGATGTCTACGAGGGTTTGCTGGCGCGTGGTGTGGTGCCAGACGTTGTGACCGACCAGACCAGCGCGCATGATCCGCTTTATGGATATGTTCCAGCAGGGATGACGCTGGCGGATGCGTTGGTGATACGTGAGACAGAGCCTCAAGCGTATATGCAGGCGTCGAAGGCGTCGATGGGCCGTCATGTTGCGGCAATGGTTCAATTTATGGATGCCGGTGCGGTGGTTTTTGATTACGGCAATAATATTCGCCAGGAGGCAAAAGAGGCCGGTGTAGAGCGGGCGTTCGATTTTCCGGGATTTGTGCCGGCGTTTATTCGGCCGCTGTTCTGTGAGGGGAGTGGGCCCTTTCGTTGGGTGGCGCTGTCTGGAGATGAGGAAGACATTTTTCGTACGGATGAGGCGCTTAAGGAGCTTTTTCCGGAAAAGGTGTCGTTGCACCGGTGGCTGGACCTGGCTCGAGAGCGGGTGGCATTTCAGGGCTTGCCGGCACGTATCTGCTGGCTTGGATATGGCGAGCGAGCGAAGGCGGGATTGAAGTTCAATGAGATGGTGGCTCGCGGGGAGTTGAAGGCTCCGATTGTCATCGGGCGTGACCATCTGGATTCGGGGAGTGTGGCGAGCCCAAACCGAGAGACCGAGGGCATGCTTGATGGAACTGATGCGGTCGCGGATTGGCCGATTCTCAATGCGCTGGTCAACGCCGTAAACGGGGCGAGTTGGGTGAGTTTCCACCATGGGGGGGGCGTGGGTATGGGATACAGCCTGCACGCGGGACAGGTGATTGTTGCTGACGGCAGCGAAGCGGCGGCGCGCCGGTTGGAGCGGGTCCTGACGAGCGATCCGGGGATGGGTGTCGTGCGGCACGCGGATGCAGGATACGAGCGTGCGAAAGAGGTGGCGAGGCAGCGCGGGGTGCGGATTCCCGGGGTGACGGAGTGA
- the hutI gene encoding imidazolonepropionase, translating to MGYIIRAQQLLTMPQDAAELASYGDGGEERDNSIVGLIEDGCVVVDGEKIAWVGRWDERPAKVRRDGVDVFETAVAMPGWIDCHTHAVFAGERSREFAWRNAGKPYVEILEEGGGILNTVDAVREASGQALAEELIRRAFLSVRQGVTTLEVKSGYGLTTADEIKSLKAVQRAQKDVPCELVGCFLGAHAVPREYRERREAYVELVCEEMIPQVARGGYAAYCDVFCDRGAFSAEEAERILRCGQEHGMVARIHADEITDAGGALVAAKVGASSADHLEFVSQEGIEAMAEAGVVGVLMPAVNLFLGTIDHLAPARSLLDAGCEVALATDFNPGSAMTQDLGTILMLGCTLYKLTPGEALRSITAGAAKALRREDIGSIRAGARADVACFDVPHYRYLTYHFGQTHAEAVIYRGNFVYWTEEADVEE from the coding sequence ATGGGATATATCATTCGGGCACAGCAGCTTTTGACCATGCCACAGGACGCAGCGGAGTTGGCGAGCTATGGCGATGGAGGGGAGGAGCGCGACAATTCCATCGTCGGATTGATCGAGGATGGTTGCGTGGTGGTGGATGGGGAGAAGATCGCGTGGGTAGGGCGCTGGGATGAACGCCCTGCGAAGGTGCGTAGGGATGGGGTCGATGTGTTTGAGACGGCGGTGGCGATGCCCGGATGGATCGACTGTCATACGCATGCGGTGTTTGCGGGGGAGCGTTCGCGGGAGTTCGCCTGGCGTAACGCGGGCAAGCCCTACGTGGAGATTTTGGAGGAAGGGGGAGGGATCTTAAATACCGTTGATGCGGTTCGGGAGGCATCCGGGCAGGCGTTGGCCGAAGAGCTGATACGACGAGCGTTTCTGTCGGTACGGCAAGGGGTAACGACACTGGAGGTGAAGAGCGGATATGGCCTCACCACCGCCGACGAGATCAAGAGCTTGAAGGCAGTGCAGCGCGCTCAGAAGGATGTGCCCTGTGAGCTGGTCGGGTGTTTTCTGGGAGCACATGCGGTGCCCAGGGAGTATCGAGAGCGCCGAGAGGCGTATGTTGAGCTGGTATGCGAGGAGATGATTCCTCAAGTAGCGCGCGGGGGCTATGCGGCGTATTGCGATGTGTTCTGTGATCGCGGAGCGTTTAGTGCAGAGGAGGCCGAGCGAATTCTCCGGTGTGGTCAGGAACACGGTATGGTGGCTCGGATTCATGCTGATGAGATTACCGATGCCGGCGGGGCGCTTGTGGCGGCGAAAGTTGGAGCATCGAGCGCGGATCACCTCGAGTTTGTGAGCCAGGAGGGGATTGAGGCCATGGCGGAGGCGGGGGTTGTGGGGGTGTTGATGCCCGCGGTCAATCTGTTTCTGGGAACGATCGATCACCTGGCACCTGCGCGGTCGTTGCTGGATGCGGGATGTGAAGTGGCGTTGGCGACGGATTTTAATCCGGGGAGTGCAATGACACAGGATCTTGGGACGATTCTGATGTTGGGTTGCACATTGTATAAGCTGACTCCGGGTGAGGCCCTGCGCTCAATTACCGCGGGGGCGGCAAAAGCGTTGCGTCGGGAAGATATCGGGAGCATACGAGCAGGTGCTCGGGCTGATGTGGCCTGTTTTGATGTGCCACATTATCGCTATTTGACCTATCACTTTGGGCAGACGCATGCAGAGGCTGTGATCTATCGGGGGAACTTTGTGTACTGGACTGAGGAGGCTGATGTTGAGGAATAG
- a CDS encoding transposase, with amino-acid sequence MGRPLRIQHPDTCYFITNRCFQERFLLTPSPEVNNLILAWLARSAKRFGVEIFFYVFMSNHFHMAVRAPRENLHRFMAYFQSNLAKDINRQLNRTGALFSRRYSAEPILDDTAMLEKWRYTMNNPVKAGLVSHIRFWPGVSSYQAHLGDAQIDALWLDRTHLRALRRRKDHSVDDELQAQHLIELTLTPFPALASYPPHQRQRFLRRALKRHTRDQPPSTRATPPLGAHKVRTQNPFAQPEQSARSPRPLCHTRCPLKRETYRQHVRQVTDAYRAANAMWRQGQPSIFPPGTIPPGWTQTTNRHRDLTLVYSSTSASSVQYTKFPR; translated from the coding sequence ATGGGACGCCCCCTCCGCATTCAACATCCCGACACCTGCTACTTCATCACCAATCGCTGCTTCCAGGAGCGTTTTCTTCTGACCCCATCGCCCGAGGTCAATAACCTCATCCTGGCCTGGCTTGCCCGCTCAGCCAAACGCTTCGGCGTCGAGATATTTTTCTACGTCTTCATGAGCAACCACTTTCACATGGCGGTGCGCGCCCCCCGCGAAAACCTCCACAGATTCATGGCCTACTTCCAGTCTAACCTGGCAAAGGATATCAACCGACAACTCAACCGAACCGGCGCACTCTTCTCCCGACGCTACAGCGCGGAACCTATCCTCGACGACACCGCCATGCTTGAAAAATGGCGCTACACCATGAACAACCCGGTTAAAGCCGGCCTTGTCTCTCATATTCGCTTCTGGCCAGGCGTCTCTTCCTACCAAGCCCACCTCGGAGACGCCCAGATCGACGCACTTTGGCTCGATCGCACGCACCTGCGTGCACTGCGCCGCCGCAAAGATCACAGCGTGGATGACGAACTCCAGGCTCAACACCTTATCGAACTTACTCTAACCCCCTTTCCCGCACTGGCTTCCTACCCTCCCCACCAGCGTCAACGCTTCCTCCGCCGTGCATTAAAGCGCCATACTCGTGACCAGCCCCCCTCGACTCGCGCCACCCCGCCCCTCGGCGCGCACAAGGTCCGTACCCAAAATCCTTTTGCCCAGCCTGAGCAATCCGCCCGCTCCCCACGTCCCCTCTGCCACACCCGCTGCCCGCTCAAACGAGAGACTTATCGCCAACACGTTCGCCAGGTTACCGACGCCTACCGCGCAGCCAACGCGATGTGGCGTCAAGGCCAGCCCTCTATATTTCCCCCGGGCACCATTCCTCCCGGCTGGACACAAACCACCAACAGACACCGTGATTTGACACTGGTCTATTCCTCAACATCAGCCTCCTCAGTCCAGTACACAAAGTTCCCCCGATAG
- a CDS encoding DEAD/DEAH box helicase family protein: MITLALLTDVRFLLSLTFELAWHAAAATLDLLSTASPGLVALLILTLLSTLLGSAHMMQRELNHTLARTPDTRLNPLKLELRYTFLGIALRALFWMISLPLRIVRALFNLLRGSNADTNKSASPAPPPLLVPSLGPSFLWATLITTALYLVSWVLEPLIRWHLDLPPNFPTWTYLAIGHRPELAPFLPLHSYPWLEALIATTGWLLLWWTIARFVRLAHWNDIGLNLIARVRTPGTLSSWTNTFGVTNLAELDPSFRAWARWLPLAVLPLLALSFVALAGSPYRPALASFALALVAISSWGLHLSLKGIYRPASPESPTDDLAPRTNTTPDWNDVLAHLQRSFNLAPPPLSAPPRAIPPLTTHKISTQATELISPLLLELLPQAGGLTDMQQDVLLHLSRASFVHLEPPADTRTLALGEHKSSLPKQLRHRNQLIIAPEGAGKSTLGMLAAINTALIHAQSTLFITRRSEDVHRTLEQLRHLVTPSTLRWNVRVRSLDARLIEDLATGIIPDVLICDLQQLTTHLLADVETYRRLLSNLGLIVVDDLENFCGPIETHAQLAMRRLDLRLRSLREVETLGEPMAPVFLLLAAASMDNLASFARSICGVDAIPRIFTLTPPTSERLAPTDISTHQSASLGRRQLFYNLNDFTLPDGSALNANELIEACESLSVPWHWRTAGDDRRHLGRAILPLHQEPLHHTDTPLDATVIFIEGHATAVAREIDRLPRAGAHHRPTLPQQSQDALTTHQKRPSVALITLSNPIERLALFSSIPPEDTSPPISAPATPSPSDNLAPLPPHQTESPAWLTHLPRPFLRPPSGAIIRRHLASELTQHWTEIEELLHIFGNDIIPLLRELTRRGEILLDPRKTLRSDSRHYQNQLYARALESALSSSDAPAATLLPPPVANVDVASHDHVALRERSTLLELDRIDAQSARFLYYPGRIFDSAHGRHIVISYSDDNATRGAFDVGDIIVEPFLGDDITSPQRRVVVELIASPSASLIPEKRFLGDLPIGLGHFPVQCMLHHRATLRLAPHTHTIRQRIYSRDETSQAPRLRTRALGIFPNIDPASALTLAEARLLCAALRAVLPLLYRGSDTAIGTTLHLCDLPPNTSPPSNHLLSPTDAIYVFDLHSDGNGASQTIERDGITPMLHLAQNLLANLSSPATLLNIYDEWDTPLSPDTLDEALTGLLTWLTRHLHAHIGGAP, from the coding sequence ATGATCACCCTGGCCCTCCTCACAGACGTTCGATTCCTGCTGTCCCTGACGTTCGAGCTTGCCTGGCACGCCGCCGCAGCCACGCTCGATCTGCTCAGCACAGCATCGCCAGGACTGGTGGCACTTCTCATCCTGACGCTGCTTTCCACCCTGCTCGGGTCAGCCCACATGATGCAACGCGAGCTCAACCATACCCTGGCTCGCACCCCGGACACTCGCCTCAACCCTCTCAAACTCGAGCTTCGCTACACCTTTCTCGGCATCGCCCTGCGCGCGCTCTTCTGGATGATATCCCTGCCTCTTCGCATCGTCCGGGCCCTGTTCAACCTCCTTCGGGGCAGCAACGCAGACACTAACAAAAGCGCCTCGCCAGCGCCGCCCCCCCTACTTGTGCCCTCTCTCGGCCCTAGCTTTCTCTGGGCGACACTCATCACCACCGCGCTCTATCTGGTGTCTTGGGTACTTGAACCCCTGATCCGTTGGCACCTCGACCTCCCGCCCAACTTCCCCACCTGGACCTACCTGGCCATTGGACATCGCCCCGAACTAGCCCCCTTTCTTCCGCTCCACAGTTACCCCTGGCTCGAAGCTCTCATCGCCACCACCGGCTGGCTCCTCCTCTGGTGGACCATCGCCCGCTTCGTTCGCCTGGCACACTGGAATGACATTGGTCTCAACCTTATCGCCCGCGTCCGCACGCCTGGCACCTTGTCATCCTGGACTAACACTTTCGGCGTCACCAACCTCGCGGAGCTGGACCCTTCCTTCCGGGCCTGGGCCCGCTGGCTCCCGCTGGCAGTACTGCCATTGCTGGCCCTTAGCTTTGTCGCGTTAGCCGGCTCTCCTTATCGCCCTGCACTGGCCTCATTTGCCCTGGCACTGGTCGCCATCTCCTCCTGGGGGCTTCACCTCTCCCTCAAGGGCATCTACCGCCCGGCATCCCCCGAAAGCCCAACCGATGACCTGGCACCGCGCACGAACACCACCCCCGACTGGAACGACGTTCTGGCGCATCTCCAACGCTCCTTCAACCTGGCCCCCCCTCCGCTAAGCGCGCCCCCGCGAGCGATTCCACCGCTGACGACACACAAGATTTCTACCCAGGCCACCGAACTCATCTCTCCACTGCTCCTCGAACTTCTCCCCCAAGCAGGCGGCCTCACCGACATGCAGCAAGATGTGCTCCTGCACCTATCCCGCGCCTCTTTTGTCCACCTGGAGCCCCCGGCCGACACTCGCACTCTTGCCCTCGGCGAGCACAAGTCATCCCTCCCCAAACAACTGCGCCACCGCAATCAACTCATCATCGCACCGGAGGGGGCTGGAAAATCCACCCTGGGCATGCTCGCCGCGATCAACACCGCGCTCATCCATGCACAGAGCACTCTCTTCATCACCCGACGCTCCGAAGACGTCCATCGCACTCTCGAGCAACTGCGACACCTGGTCACCCCTTCAACTCTGCGATGGAACGTACGTGTGCGAAGCCTCGACGCTCGCCTCATCGAAGATCTCGCTACTGGCATCATCCCCGACGTCCTCATCTGCGATCTCCAACAACTGACCACCCATCTGCTGGCCGACGTCGAAACCTATCGCCGCCTTCTCTCTAACCTGGGACTCATCGTCGTCGATGATCTCGAAAACTTCTGCGGCCCCATCGAAACCCATGCTCAACTCGCCATGCGCCGCCTCGATCTGCGCCTGCGCTCTCTGCGCGAGGTCGAGACCCTGGGCGAACCAATGGCCCCCGTATTCTTGCTCCTCGCCGCCGCGTCCATGGACAACCTGGCGTCCTTTGCCCGCTCCATATGTGGCGTCGACGCCATCCCCCGTATCTTTACCCTTACCCCACCGACGTCCGAACGCCTGGCACCCACCGACATATCCACCCACCAATCCGCTTCTTTAGGCCGACGCCAACTCTTCTACAACCTCAACGACTTCACCCTCCCAGACGGCTCCGCTCTTAACGCTAACGAGCTCATCGAAGCCTGCGAATCTCTGTCCGTACCCTGGCACTGGCGCACCGCCGGTGACGACCGCCGCCACCTCGGTCGCGCTATTCTGCCCCTGCATCAGGAGCCCCTGCATCACACGGACACTCCCCTCGACGCTACCGTCATATTCATCGAAGGCCACGCTACCGCCGTAGCACGCGAAATCGATCGTCTTCCACGCGCTGGCGCACACCATCGGCCTACACTCCCACAACAGTCCCAAGATGCTCTCACCACCCACCAGAAGAGGCCCTCAGTTGCGTTGATCACGCTCTCCAACCCGATCGAACGCCTGGCACTCTTCTCATCGATTCCTCCCGAAGACACATCGCCTCCCATCTCAGCACCTGCAACTCCCTCTCCGTCCGATAACCTGGCTCCGCTCCCCCCTCACCAAACCGAATCTCCCGCCTGGCTCACACACCTCCCACGCCCCTTCCTGCGCCCGCCCTCCGGTGCCATCATCCGTCGGCACCTTGCCAGCGAACTCACTCAACACTGGACCGAAATCGAAGAGCTCCTGCACATCTTCGGAAATGACATCATTCCCCTGCTACGCGAACTCACGCGCCGCGGTGAGATACTCCTCGATCCACGCAAAACACTTCGTTCAGACTCGCGCCACTATCAAAACCAACTCTATGCTCGCGCGCTCGAATCAGCTCTGAGTTCGTCCGACGCTCCCGCCGCCACCCTACTTCCTCCTCCGGTTGCGAATGTCGACGTTGCCTCCCATGACCACGTCGCTCTGCGCGAGCGCTCCACCCTCTTAGAACTCGACCGCATCGACGCCCAGAGTGCCCGCTTCCTTTATTACCCGGGACGCATCTTCGACTCCGCACACGGCCGCCATATCGTCATTTCCTACTCCGACGATAACGCAACCAGAGGTGCCTTTGATGTTGGCGACATCATCGTAGAGCCCTTCCTGGGCGACGATATCACCTCCCCTCAGCGTAGAGTTGTCGTCGAGCTCATCGCCAGTCCAAGCGCCTCTCTAATTCCTGAAAAACGCTTCCTGGGCGACCTCCCCATAGGACTGGGACACTTCCCCGTACAGTGCATGCTCCACCACCGCGCAACCCTTCGCCTGGCACCACACACACATACTATCCGCCAGCGCATCTACTCTCGCGACGAAACCTCTCAGGCTCCACGCCTACGCACTCGCGCACTTGGTATCTTCCCGAACATCGACCCCGCATCTGCCCTCACGCTGGCCGAAGCTCGACTGCTCTGCGCAGCCCTTCGGGCAGTGCTCCCACTGCTCTACCGCGGCTCCGATACCGCCATCGGAACCACTCTCCATCTCTGCGACCTTCCCCCGAATACCTCTCCCCCATCAAACCACCTGTTGAGCCCCACCGACGCCATCTACGTATTCGATCTCCATAGCGACGGTAACGGTGCCAGCCAAACGATCGAACGTGACGGCATCACGCCTATGCTCCACCTTGCTCAAAACCTTCTAGCCAACCTCTCCTCTCCGGCCACATTGCTAAACATCTATGATGAATGGGATACACCACTCTCTCCTGACACTCTCGACGAGGCACTCACAGGGCTGCTGACGTGGCTGACAAGGCACTTACACGCTCATATCGGAGGTGCCCCTTGA